Proteins from a genomic interval of Deltaproteobacteria bacterium:
- the sohB gene encoding protease SohB, with protein MDFLSEIGLFALKALVIFLFIAGIILTVGLLAMKSQFKTHLEIEKINDRLKGYGKTIKEFSDDLKLSKEAKKAEKKRLKDEKKNKESEKPKNKLYVMHFNGDIKASQVENLREEITAVLTKATPDDEVLVCVESPGGMVPHYGLGASELLRIREKNIPLTIAVDKIAASGGYLMACTANKIICAPFGIVGSIGVVAQVPNLNRLLKKLDVDFKEYTAGEYKRTVTMLGEITPKGEEKFKEQLEQTHVLFKDFVKTHRPQIDTEKVTTGEYWYGQQALSLGLIDVIKTSDDYIVEAATSRMVLSVKFEKKQSLSEKISGFIGATLDLALDKALAKMEPPNFLK; from the coding sequence ATGGATTTTTTATCAGAAATAGGCCTCTTTGCTTTAAAAGCCCTTGTTATTTTTTTATTTATTGCAGGAATTATATTAACCGTTGGCCTTTTAGCAATGAAATCTCAATTTAAAACCCACTTAGAAATTGAAAAAATTAACGATAGACTGAAGGGCTATGGAAAAACGATAAAAGAATTTAGCGACGATCTTAAATTAAGCAAAGAAGCCAAAAAAGCAGAAAAAAAACGGCTCAAAGATGAGAAAAAAAATAAGGAATCTGAAAAGCCAAAAAACAAACTTTATGTCATGCACTTTAATGGAGACATCAAAGCTTCACAGGTCGAAAATCTCAGAGAAGAAATTACCGCTGTTTTAACCAAAGCCACTCCCGACGACGAAGTTCTTGTGTGTGTCGAAAGCCCAGGTGGAATGGTCCCCCATTATGGCCTAGGAGCCAGTGAGTTACTTCGTATCAGGGAAAAAAATATCCCCTTAACTATCGCAGTTGATAAAATAGCTGCCAGCGGTGGGTACCTGATGGCCTGCACCGCAAATAAAATTATTTGCGCCCCCTTTGGAATTGTAGGATCTATCGGCGTGGTCGCTCAAGTTCCGAACCTGAACCGCTTGCTTAAAAAACTGGATGTGGATTTTAAAGAGTACACCGCAGGGGAATACAAACGCACTGTCACGATGCTTGGCGAAATAACGCCAAAGGGTGAAGAAAAATTTAAGGAGCAACTAGAGCAGACTCACGTTCTTTTTAAGGATTTTGTAAAGACTCACCGACCCCAAATTGACACCGAAAAAGTCACTACGGGAGAGTACTGGTATGGACAGCAAGCCTTATCTCTTGGACTTATTGATGTTATCAAAACAAGTGATGATTATATTGTCGAGGCAGCTACTTCCCGAATGGTTTTAAGTGTTAAGTTTGAAAAAAAACAAAGTCTTTCCGAGAAAATTTCTGGGTTTATTGGTGCCACTTTGGATTTAGCTCTCGATAAAGCACTTGCCAAAATGGAACCACCTAACTTTTTGAAATAA
- a CDS encoding ABC transporter ATP-binding protein, whose amino-acid sequence MTSNNLSEKSNQNQLATENPLVVVENLETTFYLNSGPFRAVNNISYDIKKGQTLGIVGESGCGKSVTSFSLMRLIEKPGKITNGKFTLSGKSILDLPEPEMENIRGGEMAIIFQEPMTALNPVLTIGYQIDEQILRHKKCSEAEAKDRSIEMLKLVGIPSPESRYTNYPHQLSGGMRQRAMIAMALSCDPKFLIADEPTTALDVTIQAQILELIQNLQAQFHMSVQFITHDLGVISEISDKVLVMYGGQMCEQASTLELFLNPRHPYTAALIQSRPKLGQRPSRLQTIEGSVPAPHELPAGCPFVNRCQRAKSECAHQKPQPLSVGKDHLVACFNPL is encoded by the coding sequence CTGACATCTAACAATTTATCAGAAAAAAGTAACCAAAACCAGCTTGCAACCGAAAATCCCTTAGTCGTTGTCGAAAACCTTGAAACTACTTTTTATCTTAACTCAGGACCTTTTCGTGCCGTCAATAATATTTCCTATGACATTAAAAAAGGTCAAACTTTAGGTATCGTTGGCGAAAGCGGCTGCGGAAAGTCTGTCACCTCTTTTTCTCTAATGCGTCTGATTGAAAAACCAGGAAAAATCACCAACGGAAAATTCACTCTCTCAGGAAAAAGTATCTTGGACTTACCTGAGCCAGAGATGGAAAATATCCGCGGTGGAGAAATGGCCATTATCTTTCAAGAGCCCATGACCGCACTCAATCCCGTATTGACCATTGGTTATCAAATTGATGAACAAATCCTCCGCCATAAAAAATGTTCCGAGGCCGAGGCTAAGGACCGCAGCATTGAAATGCTAAAACTGGTCGGCATTCCTTCCCCCGAATCCAGGTATACCAATTACCCCCACCAGTTATCCGGTGGCATGCGCCAACGCGCGATGATAGCCATGGCCTTGTCCTGTGATCCTAAATTTTTGATTGCGGATGAGCCAACCACTGCCCTGGACGTCACGATTCAGGCGCAAATTTTAGAGCTCATTCAAAACTTGCAAGCTCAATTTCATATGAGCGTTCAATTTATTACCCATGATTTGGGAGTCATTTCAGAAATATCGGATAAAGTTTTAGTCATGTATGGTGGCCAAATGTGCGAACAGGCCAGCACATTAGAGCTATTTCTTAACCCTCGTCACCCCTACACCGCGGCCTTGATTCAATCACGACCAAAACTAGGACAGCGCCCGTCGCGCTTACAAACCATTGAAGGCAGCGTTCCCGCTCCCCACGAATTGCCCGCAGGTTGTCCCTTTGTGAATCGCTGTCAGCGCGCGAAATCAGAGTGTGCCCATCAAAAACCTCAACCTCTTTCTGTTGGCAAAGATCACCTTGTCGCCTGTTTCAATCCACTTTAA
- a CDS encoding dipeptide ABC transporter ATP-binding protein, with product MSQELILKAKNIKKFFPIKKGFFLRTVGQVKAVDDVSLEVRKGETLGLVGESGCGKSTLGRSLIRLYEPTSGEIEFENKDFLSLGGSELRQLRRDIQMIFQDPFASLDPRMTVGQILRQPFDIHNVGTSQERENRVKELLELVGLKPSHVNRYPHEFSGGQRQRICIARAIALNPRLMICDEPVSALDVSIQAQILNLLKDLQEKLGLTYIFISHDLSVIEYFCDRVAVMYLGKIVEIGTRDQIFSSPKHPYTQALLSAIPRVGEGKKQMKKSLSGEVPSPINPPSGCTFHPRCNSCMKVCSEKTPSLLGSGEQKAACWLYDENLNLIK from the coding sequence ATGAGCCAAGAACTTATTTTAAAAGCAAAAAATATCAAAAAATTCTTTCCCATAAAAAAAGGCTTCTTTTTAAGAACAGTTGGACAAGTCAAAGCCGTCGATGATGTCAGCCTCGAGGTAAGAAAAGGCGAAACCCTGGGCCTTGTTGGCGAAAGCGGATGTGGAAAATCGACGCTGGGTCGCTCACTCATCCGACTTTACGAACCTACTTCTGGTGAAATTGAATTTGAGAATAAAGATTTTTTAAGTTTAGGCGGAAGCGAATTACGACAACTCCGTCGCGATATCCAAATGATTTTCCAAGACCCTTTTGCCTCCCTGGATCCACGCATGACGGTAGGGCAAATTCTTCGCCAACCCTTTGACATTCACAATGTAGGGACTTCTCAGGAAAGAGAAAATAGAGTTAAGGAGCTATTAGAGCTTGTGGGTCTTAAGCCTTCTCATGTCAATCGCTACCCCCATGAATTTTCTGGTGGCCAGAGACAACGGATTTGCATTGCCAGAGCCATTGCCCTCAACCCACGGCTCATGATTTGCGATGAGCCCGTTTCGGCCTTAGATGTGTCCATTCAGGCGCAAATTCTTAATCTGTTGAAAGACCTGCAAGAAAAATTAGGCCTCACCTATATTTTTATCTCCCATGATTTATCTGTGATTGAATATTTTTGTGACCGCGTGGCGGTGATGTACTTGGGTAAAATCGTTGAGATTGGCACCAGAGATCAAATTTTTAGCTCCCCTAAGCACCCTTACACTCAAGCCTTGCTTTCAGCCATTCCACGGGTGGGTGAAGGAAAAAAACAAATGAAAAAGTCTTTAAGCGGTGAAGTCCCTAGCCCGATCAATCCCCCTTCTGGCTGCACCTTTCACCCACGCTGTAATTCCTGCATGAAAGTTTGTTCAGAGAAAACACCATCCCTTTTAGGGTCTGGAGAGCAAAAAGCGGCTTGTTGGCTCTATGATGAAAATTTAAATTTAATTAAATAA